GTGCGTGGCGGATGCCGCATGGGATCACCTGGGGCGGCCCAAGCCGGCGAATGAAGGCGCGTATCGGCTGACTCCAGCGCCGCTGTTCATCGCGGTGAAGCCGCGAGGGCCATGGCATTTTGAGCCGCCCCCCAAAACTCCGCCGTTCCTGCCAGGCAAACCCTCGCCGGTGGTGTTGCAGGTGTTGTTGAGCGCGGAGCAGACGGTGCTGGCCAAATCTGCCGCCAAAGTTTCCACCGAGCGGCCGGAAACGCTGGCTGTCTATGCCTATAATTTTTCCGAGCGACCGGTGCGCGGCACTTTGGTGATGAAGCGCGGGGCGGAATGGGTTGCCGCCACGGCGCAGCGGGACTGGCCCTTACGCATGGAATTGGCCCCCATGGAGCGCCGCGAGATTCCTCTGCCATTGGATTTGCGCGGCAAACCGGCGCGGATGGTGGAGACGGTGCGCCTGGAGGGCGATTTCGGCACGGCCGGGCGACCAGTTCTCAGTTTCAATCTCATGCCCCACCCGCCGCGTTTTGACCGGGTTACATTGCTGGCGTTGAGCGGGGCCGGGGATGCTGGACGGTGGGCAAAGGAGATTTCAGGCGGCGGCGAGTTGCGCATCGAGGCCGTGACGAATGGCGTGGTGGTGCACGCGGAACCCAAAGGCGTGGACCGCTGGGTTTATCCGCGCCTGGATTTAATCGCGGGAGAGCGTCCACCGGAGGGCGCCACGGGCCTGGCCTTTGAACTGACGGTGCATGAGGGCGAGGGCAAGTTCCGGGTCATTTGGCGCGAGCCCGGCGGGGCCAGTTACGTGTCTGAGGCCACGGTGACTCCCAAGCCGGGTGAAACAGTGGAAACAGTGGCTTTATTTCGGGAGGCGGTGTTTGGGACGGGGTGGTCACCCTTGGACCCGGATGGGAAGCTGAATCCGCAAATATTGGAGGCGGTGAAAATCGGGGTGAGCACGCCTTCAACGCGAGTGCGTTACACGGTGCGCAACCTGCGCTGGGTGGCTTATTAATAGGTTTCCTTGTCCTTGGTGACGGTGGGTTTGCCGTGGTCGGTGTCCAGTTGCAGGCAATTCTTGGGGCAGACCTCCACGCAATAACCGCAGGAGATGCATTGCAGCCGTTCAATGCCCCATTTTTTGGCGGCGCGATTGACGGTGAGCGCGCGGGTGGGGCATTTTTTGGCGCACACATTGCAATAAACGCATTTGTCCTTGATGAAAATCAACTGTCCCCGGCTGTGGGGCAGGGGACGCCGTGGGGTAAAGGGATACTGGCGGGTGACTGGCGGGTGAATGGCCCATTTCAGGGCCAGTTTGGCCATGGTAAAGTATGCCATAAGCTAAATCCTCAACGTTCCGTGCAACTGATGCAGGGGTCAATGGTCAAAACCAAGACTGGCACGTCCGCCAGTTCGCAGCCCTGCAGGATTTTCAAGAGGGCTGGCAGGTTGGCGAAGGTGGGGGTGCGCACGCGGAAGCGTTCCAGGTTTTTGGTGCCGTTGGCCTTGATATAATAAATGACCTCGCCGCGGGGTTGTTCGGTGCGCGCGGTGAATTCGCCTTTGGGGTTGCCGGTGACTTTGACGCTAATCTCACCCTCCGGCATGCGGGCGGCCGCCTGGCGGATTAAATCCACACTTTGAAAGAGCTCTTCGCAACGCACGGCGCAGCGGGCGTAACAGTCGCCTTCGGTGCGGGTTACCGGCGCAAAGTCCAGGTCGCCATAGGCGGCATAACCGCGCAGGCGAGTGTCCTGGGCCACGCCGCTGGCACGGAGCATGGGGCCGACACAGCCCAGATCATAGGCTTCGTCCCGGCTCAGGACGCCAACTTCGCAGAGGCGATCCTTCACAGAGGAATCATCGAGGAAAATTTTCACGATGTCGCGCATGTCGGACTCGAGGCGCTGCAATTCTTTCAAGACTTCCTGCATCTGGTCTTTAGGGATGTCCCGGCGGACGCCGCCGATTTTGCAGGCGCCGAATATCACGCGCCCGCCGGTGGTGGCTTCAATCAAGTCCAACAGGCGCTCGCGCACGCGCCAGGCATGCATGAACAGCGCCTCGAAACCAAAGGCATCTGCCGTCAGACCGAGCCACAGGAGATGGCTGTGAATGCGCGACATTTCCCCCCAGATGACGCGCAGGTATTGGGCGCGGGGCGGGACGGGGATTTGCATCAATTCCTCGACGGCGTGGCAGAAGGTCTCACCATGGATGAAACTGCAAATGCCGCACACTCGCTCGGCCACATACACAAATTCCTGATAATCTTTTTTCTCCACCAGCTTTTCCAAGCCGCGATGAATGAAGCCAATGGAGGGCACGGCCTCGACAACGCGCTCGTCCTCAATGACCAGGTCCAGATGAATTGGCTCAGGCAGCACCGGGTGCTGGGGGCCAAAAGGAATGACAGTGTGGGCCATAGGTTTAGTCAGGATTGGGCAGCCGACGAGGGAGGGGCGGCCGGAATGGCGGTAAAGCTGGCGCCGGGCACTGCTCCCGAGCGCGGGCTGGCGCTGGAGCTGGCCGAGGCATCGGGATTCCGAAAGGGAAAGGGGGTGGCGGTTTTGATAAAATGGCCGTGAAAGTCCACGGCCATGCCCTCGACTTGCACGTCAAAGAGGTCGTGCATTTCGTTTTCGTACACAAAGGCGGCCCAGTAGATGCGGCTGATGCTGGGCAACCGGGGGGCGGCGGCCGGCAGGGTGACGCGCAAAGTTTGATAAACCCCCAGCCGGTCAAAGCCGTAATTAACCTCAATTTGCTCGCCGGCGGGGGTGGCGCTGATATGCACCAGCCGCCAGCCCTCGTGCCGCAGCATCAGGACACGTGCGGGTAGCTCTGCCACCGGCAGGGGTATGATGGTTTGATCAGCTTTCATGGCGCATTTTCTCCATATAGACCCAGGTCACCGCTTTGTCATGCGGCACTTCCTTGAAGGGGCGGTAGCCCAAGAGGCCGTAGAGGGCCAGGTTGCGCTTGCTCTTGTGGCCGGTGAAGGCCTCGAAACGGCGAATGGCCGGCGGCCATACGGCTTCGATTTCCTTGACCAACCGCCGTCCGATGCCACGGCCTTGAAAATAGGGATGCACAATCAGCCGCAGGATATGGGCGGTGTCGCCCTCGCTATAACCGCGGACGGCGCCGATGATTTTGCCATTGACCACTGCCTTGAGGAAGACCATGCGCTGGAAGTCCTCACGTAATTCGGCCAGGCTTTGTTGGAGCGCCGGCACACTTTCGTCGCCATAGATTTCAGCCTCGCTTTGATAAGCCACTTTTTGGAGGGCCAGAATCTCGGCCACATCCTCGGGCGTGGCCTGCACAATGATGGTCTGGTCAATGCTGTTGGCGATGGCGGTCATGCGCCGGTGTTTTTCCTCGAGGACTTCCACCGCCTTGAGGATGCCATCAATAATCGCCTCGGGGCGGGCCGCGCAGCCCGGCACATAGACGTCCACGGGGATGACGGTGTCCACGCCGCCGGAGATGTTATAACAGTCCTGAAAAATGCCGCCGCTGGCCGCGCAGGCGCCCACGGCGACGACGACCTTGGGTTCTGGCAGTTGGTGGTAAATATTTTGGATGACCTGGCGGCTCTGCTCATTGACGGCGCCGGTGACCAGGAAAATGTCCGCATGCTTGGGATTGCCGGTATTGATGACGCCGAGCCGTTCGGCGTCGTACAAAGGGGTGAGACAGGCCAGGGTCTCGATGTCACAGCCGTTGCAACTGGAGGCATCGTAGTGGATGACCCACGGTGATTTCTTGAACCCGAGCATATCGGTACGTCTGTAGGTTAATAGCGCAGCAGGGTCAGCGTTAGGATGTTGCCGAAACCAAGGGCCAGTGTCACTGCCCAGGCGCTTTTCACGGCTGTCAGCCACTTCAAACGGGCAAAGGTGTTATCAGTCAAAATCAGGAACCCATAAACGGCCAGGGTGGCAATCAGGCCTAGTATGGGCACAGAGGCAAAGAACAAATAAACCCAGCCCAACAGTAGCACGGTTTCATACCAATGCGCCACTTCGATCATGGCCAGGGCTTTCCCGGAAAATTCCGTGGTCAAGCCCCGCACCAGTTCCTGATGGGCGTGGTGCGAGCAGGAAAAGTCGAAGGGGGATTTGCGGAATTTGATTTCCAGCGCGTATAAGAAACCCAGAAAAACACCGGGCAAAGGGCCCAAAAGCAGGTCTGGATGTTTCACGATGTCATGGACGTAGAAACTGCCGGTCACCAGGTAGATGCTGACGGCGGTGATGAGCACCATCGGCTCATAAGCCATCATTTGGATAAGCTCGCGCTCGGCACCCAGGAAACTGTAGGGCGAGCTGGCTTTGTAGGCGCCCAGGACCAGGAAGATTCCCGCCAGCGTCAGGGCAAAAACCACCAGCAACAGGTCTGAGCCGGCAAAAAACAGCCCGCCGGTGAAAATCATCAGCAGCAGGAAGAAGAAAATGTAAAAATTTTGCGAGCGGCGGACGACGATGGTTTCCTTGTTCCAAAGTTTAATCACGTCATAGAAGGGCTGCAGCAGGGGCGGACCCTGGCGCGCCTGCATGCGGGCCGTGAGTTTGCGGTCCACACCGGCCAGCAGGCCGCCGAGAAGGGGGGCTGCAATCAGATAAATAACCAGACGCCATCCGGGACTCATAACAAGACAAATCCAAGTAAAAACACCAACAGACTCAAACCCGCGAACAAACCGCCGCGGAGCAATTGATCTTCCTTGAGCAGGTCCTGGAAATAGTAGTTGCGCATGGTCATGGGCCGGGCGGCGCCGCGGGCATCCAGGAAATGCGTGTTGTTGCGCTCCACATTCGCCCCGCTCAGATAGGCATCCATGACATGGACCTTGCGCTTATAATTTATGAAACTCAGGGGGAACAGCCCCACCATGCAGAGCATGATGGTCATGATGATGAAATTGCCGTGGTCCATGGCGGCCGTGCGCCAGTACACCTCCATCACATAAGGCTCGACGAGTTCCGAGGAAATCAGCGGGAAAAACAGACAGGTCAGGCCGGTCAACACCGTTAGGGCTCCCATGGCCACCCATTCGCCGCGGCCGATGCCTTTTTCCTTGTTTTCGATGGCGCCGGTGACCTCCAGCAGTTTGCCCAGCCACTTGACCCAGAAGAACAAGGTGGGGGCCGAGCCAAAGCATACAAACACGGCCAGGAGCGGATAGGAATCCACCACCGCCTTGAGCACGGCCCATTTACTGAGCAACATGCCAAACGGCGCCAGAAACATGCCGGCAATGCCCACCTGTAAAAACACGGAAATGCGCGGCAGACTTAAAATCAGGCCGCTCATTTTTTCGATGTCCCGGCTGTGCAACTTGTGCTCGATGACGCCGACGCAGAGGAAAAGCAGGCATTTGGCCACGGCATGAAAGACGATCATTAAAATGCCGGCCCAGACCGCTTCGTAAGTGCCGATGCCACCGCAAAGCACCACCAACCCCAGATTGGCTATGGTGGAGTAGGCCAGCACTTTTTTGGCGTCGCTGGTGCAGACCGCCGCAAACGAGGTCACGACGAAAGTCACCGCGCCTGTCAATGCCAGCACGGTTCCCGGCACCGTGCCCCACAGTACCGGCGCCAGTCGCAGGATTAGATACAAGCCGGCTTTGACCATGGTTGAGGAATGCAACAGGGCGCTGACGGGGGTGGGCGCCACCATGGCGCCCAACAACCACCGTGAAAACGGCAACTGGGCTGATTTGGTTAAACCGGCAAAAGCGAGCAGGGCCACTGGCGCGAGAACCACCTCCGGCGTCTTTTGGAACAAGACTGCCAATTCGATGCTGCCGGCGCGGGTGTGAAACAGCACAATTCCCGCGGCCATGGCCAGGCCGCCCATGAGGTTCAAATTCAGCGCCCGGAGGGCGTTTTGGCGGGATTCCTCCGTTTGCTTGTAGCCAATCAACAGGAAGGAGCACAGGGTGGTCACCTCCCAGAAAAAGAAAAACCACAACAGGTTGTTGGCAAAAATAATGCCAAACATGGCTCCCATGAAGATAAACAACAGGCCGAAAAACATGGGCCGCCGGTCTGCAATCTCGGGGTGGTGGACGTCGTGAAATTCCCGCATGTAACCAAGGGCGTAGATGCAAATCAGACCGCCCACCACGCCATTAATCAAGGCCATGAGGATGGAGAATTTGTCCACAAAGAGGTTCTGGCCCACACGCAACTCTGCGCCATGACTTAACTCGAACCACGCCATGAGGGCGGTTTGGGCGAGCACCAAGGCAACCACCACGGGATGCCGCTGTTTCCATCCCACCCGCAGCAGATACATCGCCATGCCGCCTTCGCCGGCCAGCATCAACCAGTTGATCCAGTGGGTGTCCACGTGGAAGACATCACCGGTGTGAAACAGCCGGACAGCCAGATTGACGCTCAAAGCGGCAACAAACAAAACCGTGCCAATGACCACGGCGCGCCGCAGGCGGTCGGAGCGTATGCCCCAGAGGAGCAGTCCGGCTGCCCAAGGCACGGCGATCAATAATGTCAAAGCGCTCATCATGCTCAACTCAGACAACGGGGCGGCCCCAACTGGAATGTGGTATTGCCAAGGGCAAAGGGGTGATGGCGGTTGGGATTAACCCGTTGCGGATATGGCGAATGGCCAATGATTGGAAGTTATTATCCTCCTTGCACCGAGACGGCGCAAGAGGGGGAGCGCAGTTTGAAGGGATGTTAAAGAGGAAGATGCTTGTTTCTAATTCTGAGACATGGGAGGGGTGGCGGTGAAGTGGCAAGAGTGTGGTTGGTATGGGCTGCGCATGACCAGCATAGAAGCTATTGGCGGATGCAAGGTTAAGTCTTATGGAAACAATAATCAAAAATATAAATATATCTAATCTTAAAAGATGAGATAATTAACCAAATCTGTTTAATCTTTGGCAAAATATGCGTAGAGTCTTCAATGGCCTCTGCGTATTTTTTGAACTATGAAAGCCAAAAAAGCCGAAAGAGGCATGGTGTCTCTGGGGCTTGCCCATGTTGGGGGGTGTGGGTTTCGGCTTAATTCCCGCAGGAAGGCATGGTGGTGCATTGGAGGGGATTGCGAATGGCGCCAGTACCCATTTGGCATCAAGCACTTATGAAATACTACGTCCTAATCAAAATGGTGCCGGATACCGTGGAGGAGTTAATCATCGGGGCGGACGGCAAATCTTTGGATACCGATGCCGTGCGCCCCAAACTTGCGGACAGTGACGAGCATGCCATTGAAGAGGCGCTTTTGTTGAAGGAGAAAATCGGTGGGGACGTCGCGGTGGTTGCGCTTGAGTCGCCGGAGGTGGAGGACGCATTGTTCACGGCCCTGGCCAAGGGCGTCAACCAGGCCGTTAAATTGACCGGCGATTGGAGCCAGTTGGGCAGTTTGGGAGCGGCCCAGGTGTTTGCCCAATACCTTGCTCCGGATGGCCAATTGTCGGCGGACACGATGGTGCTTTTACGCAGCCAGGCTTACGATGATTTGGAGGGCGAAATTGGCCCGTGTTTGGCGGAGAAATTGGGGGTGCCCTTCGTGGGGGTGGTGACTCGCATTGTGCCGGGGGCGCAGGAGGTGAAGGTGACCAAGGAATTTGCCGGGGGGCTGCGGGGCGAGTTTGTCGTGCCGTTGCCTTGCGTGTTGGGCATTCAATCTGCCGAGAAGCCGCCGCGATATGTGCCCATTGCCAAGGTGCGGGCGGCGCAAAAAACTGCCAAAATTGAGGAGGTAGAGGGAGTGGCGCCGGAAGCCCAGCGTGCGTATGAGGTCGAGCGCATGTATTTGCCGGAGGCCGCCGGCCGGGCGCAGATGTTGGAAGGGTCGGTGGAAGAAGTGGCGGACAAGGTGGTGGAGGTGTTGGCCCAAAACAGTTTGTTGTAAATCATCAAAGGAAAGGAATCCACATGAGCCAGGGCATTTTAATTTGGACGGAACACCTGCGGGGGCAAATTTCCGAAATTACGTTCGAGATGTTGGGGCTGGGACGGCAATTGGCGGATGCCTTGAAAGTGCCGCTTACGGCGGCGGTTGCTGGAGCAAACGTCACGGCTTTGGGCAGCCAGTTGGGCATGGCGGACAAGGTGCTGTTGGTGGAAAATCCAGCGTTGACGCTTGCCACTGCAGCTACGCAGGCCTCGGTTTTGCAGGAACTCCTGCATCAGGAGCAAGCGGCGCTGGTTTTAGTTGGGGGTACCAATGTTTCCTTGGGGGTGGGCACTGTTTTGGCGGCGCGCACCCGGCTTCCTTACATTAATTTCTGCAAAGCAGCCCGGGTGGAGGATGGGGCGGTGGTAGCCACCAGCCAATTATTTGGCGGCAAGGTGCTGGCCGATACGCGCCTGGCGGAGCATCGCGGCATTATCAGTGTTTATCCGGGCGCATTCCCGGCAGAGGCTGGGCGCCGTGCAGGCTCGCCGCAACTGATTCCGGCAGCCGTGGAGGTTGCGCCATCGCCGGTCAAGTTTGTTCAATTCATTGAACCGGAGACGGGCGATGTGGACATCACCAAACAGGATGTTTTGGTGGCGGTGGGGCGTGGCATCCAAAGCCAGGACAACGTGGCGCTGGCGGAGGAATTGGCGGCTGCATTGGGCGGGGCGGTGTGTGCTTCGCGGCCGGTGATTGACCAGGGCTGGTTGCCGTTGAGCCGGCAGGTGGGCAAATCGGGCATGACGGTCAAACCACGGCTTTACCTGGCCTTGGGCATCAGTGGCGCTCCGGAGCATTGGGAGGGCATGCAAGGCTCGCGGTTGATTGTGGCGGTGAATACGGACCCGAAAGCACCCATTTTTGATGGCGCCCACTACGGAGCGACGGTGGACGCGCTCGATTTGCTACCGGTGCTGACCGAAAAAGTGAAAGCGCGCAAAGGCTGAGGATTACGGCTAAATCTTTCGCCTTTGCGGCAACCTCGGCGTGGTTATGGAAATGACGCTGCAAGTCAATTCCGTCCTATTAGCGGCGGGGGATGGGGTGTCGGCCATGGAAACGGCGGTGCGCCAGGCTGCGGCGGCAGGGGGCGTTCCTGATTTGAATCCTGTCAAGGGTGCCTTCCTGGGCCTGCCGGGGGTGTTGTGGTTGTGGGGTTTGGCCTTGGTGTCTTTCGGCCTGTTTGGATGGCGGGTATGGCGCATTGTTACTGCTTTGCGGCGGGCGCGGCCGGAAAATCGGTTTGACCAAATTCCCCGCCGTTTGCGGATGGTGGTGGACCATGTTTTGTTGCAGAAGAGGATTTTCAATGAACGGGCCATTGGCTGGCCGCATTTCCTCATTTTTTGGGGGTTTGTGCTGTATGCCACGTGTTTCAACTGGTCCCTGGCAAGCGGGCTCTTCCCCTTCCTTAAACTGCCTTTCCCGGATGAAGTCCGGGTGGTGGCTTTTCTCCTGGAAATCTTTGCCGTCATTGTCCTGGTAGCCCTAGGGGTGGCTTTGGCGCGGCGTTTGTTCTTCCCCCCGCCTCGGCTGCATTTGAGTCTGGATGCCAATTTGATTTTGGGGCTTATTGCGCTTTTGATGGTCACCACGCTTTTGGGGTCGGGTTTTCGCCTGCAAGCCGAAGGCGGGCACACTTCAGATTGGGCCCCGCTGGGCAGTTTGTTGGTTCGGGTGCTGCCGGAGACTTCGCCAGCCACGGCCGCCGCGTGGGCCAAGGCCATGTGGTGGCTGCATATGCTGGGAGTGTTTTTCTTCCTGTGCTATCTGCCTTTTTCCAAGCACATGCACCTGGTGGTCAGTCCGTTGAATGTATTTTTTGGGCGGCTGCAACCGGTGGGAACCTTGGATGCCCCGGGTACCAAGGAGGATTATACCACTGGCGCGGCGCATTGGAGCGAGTTTACGTGGAAACAATTGCTGTGCGGCTTTGCCTGTGCTGAATGCGGACGCTGTGACCGGGCCTGCCCGGCGCAGAACAGCGGTTACTCGTTGTGTCCGCAGGATGTCATTCAGAAGTTAAAACATCATTTTGAACAGGCCGCCCTCCAAGGTAATGGGGCGGTGGTCACCACCACTTCCAGTGGGGGAGCCAAAGAGGAGGCAATGCCGGTATTGGCCGGGGGGTTGATTCAACCGGCGGAGGTCTGGGCCTGCACCACTTGCATGGCGTGCATGGAATGTTGCGCGGTCTGGAATGAGCAGGTGCCCATTATTGTGCAGATGCGGCGGCATTTGGTCAACCAGGGCGCTGTGGATCGCGGCATTCAGGACATGCTCGACAAATTGAATCGCTACGGCAATTCCTTTGGCAAATCCGATCGGATGCGCGCCCGTTGGGTGCAGAATGGGGGCCTGAAAATCAAGGATGCCCGCAAAGAGGAAGTCGAGTACCTCTGGTTTGTGGGGGATTATGCCTCCTTTGATCCGCGTCTGGAATCCATCACCCAAAAGACGGCGCGGTTGTTTGAAGCGGCGGGGTTGAGCTTTGGGCTTTTGTACGAAGCCGAACGCAATGCGGGCAACGACGTGCGCAGGGTGGGAGAAGAAGGTTTGTTTGAGGTATTGCGCGATAAAAACAAACAGGCTCTCGCGAAGGCGAAATTCAAGGTCATCGTTACGACCGATCCCCACACGTACAACACCCTGAAAAATGAATACGGTTTGGAGAATGGCGTGCGGGTGGTGCATTACACGGAACTGCTGTGTGAACTGCTTGCCCAAGGCCGTTTGAAGCTGCGGCAACCGCTGCAGGGCAAAGTCACCTACCATGACCCCTGCTATCTGGGCCGTTATAATGGTGTTTATGAGCCGCCCCGGGAGGTATTGCGGCGGCTGGGGCTGGAGGTGGTCGAGATGCCACGTTGCCGCGGACGGAGTTACTGTTGCGGGGCAGGCGGCGGACGTATTTGGATGGAGGATGCGGAAAAGGTGCAGGAGCGGCCGGCGGAAAGCCGGGTGCGTGAGGCGGCAGCGTTGCCGGGGGTGCAAACGATGGTGGTGGCCTGTCCCAAGGACATCGCCATGTTTCGCGACGCCCTGAAAACCACGGGGTTGGAAGGCAAGCTGGCGGTGAAAGATTTGGCGGAACTGGTTTGGGAATGTGTGCAGGAGCCGGCGGCAACGACGGCTGCATGAACAAATGAAGGACAAGCCATGATATCCACGATTGAATATGAGGTCTGCCAGCGGGATACCAAGCTGGACACGCTTTTGAGCACGCCGGAGGGACGGCGAATATTGACCTGCATTCAATGCGGCATGTGCGCCGGGACTTGTCCTTACGGGGACCACATGGACTATCCGCCACGCCGCATCATCAACATGCTGCGCCGTGGTTTTATCGAGGAGGTTTTTCAGAGCGACAGCATGCTCAAATGCGTGGCGTGTTATGCCTGCATGGCCAAATGTCCGCGGGGCATCCGGCTTTCGGACGTGCTCCTGCCTCTGGTCAAGGAGCAGACGCTCATGAATTTGCAGGAGATGCCGGCCGAGCTGCAAAAAAGCCTGCAAAACACCTTGCGCTACGGCAATCCCATGGGCGAATCCTCGCGGAAACGCGCCAATTGGATTGCGACCGCCCCCCATAAAGTGCCCGTGATGGCCGAGATTAAGCGGCCGGTGGATGTTTTGTGGTTTGTGGAGTGCTATACCTCTTTTTATGCCCGTGGCCAGGATAACAGCCGTGCTATGGTGCGGCTGCTGCATGCGTTGGGGGTGGACTATGCCATTCTGGGCAATGAGGAAAAGTGTGCGGGTGATTGCGGGCAGCTTACGTGGGAGTCGGGCTTGTTTGAGACGCTGACCGACTACAACATGGAGATATTCAAAAAGTATCAGTTTAACCGCATCATCACCGGCGATGCCCATGCCTTTAACGCTTTCCGCATCCGATATCCCATGTACGGGTTCAACTGGCCGGTGGAGCATACCACCGCCTTTTTAGCCCGGCACGTGGAGCAGCTTAAGCCCAAACTCAAGAAACCGCTGAACCTCACCGTCACCTACCATGATGCCTGCTGTCTGGGCCGCCGCGCCGGTCTTTATGAGGAAGCGCGGACCTTGCTCAAGGCTATTCCGGGCGTAAAAGTGGTCGAGATGGTGCACAACCGCATCAATTCCATCTGCTGCGGTGGCGGGGGGGGCGGGATGTGGCTGGACACTTACTTCAAACAAAAGGGCATGGAACGCCTGAGCGAGCGCCGTATCAAGGAGGCCATTGCCACGGGCGCGGATGTGCTGGCGGTTTCGTGTCCCTATGAAATCTACCGTTTCGAGGATGCTTTGAAGGTGGTGCCGCACGACAAACCCATGATCGTGCGCGACGTGGTGGAATTGCTCGCTGAATCATTGGAGGACTAACATGTACATTCCCAAGAAAAGCGATCCCATCCGCATCGGTTTCTATGTTTGCCATTGCGGGGTGAACATCGCCGGGACCATTGATGTCAAGGCGGTGGCCCAATATGCAGCCAAGCTGCCCAATGTGGTGGTGTCCCGGGATTACAAATACATGTGCTCCGACCCCGGCCAGGAGCTGATTCAGCAGGACATTTTGGAAAACCGGCTCAATCGGATTGTAGTGGCGGCCTGTTCGCCCTTGCTCCACGAGCACACCTTCCGGGGCGCGATTAGCAAGGCGGGCTTGAACCCCTACTTTTTCCAGATGGTTAACATCCGCGAGCACAACTCGTGGGTGCATACGGACAAGGAGGCGGCCACGCGCAAGGCCATGGCGCAGGTGCGGGCGGCCATCAACCGGGTGCCGTTGCACAAGCCGCTGGAGGTGAAAAAGGCGCCGATTAATCCCAACGTTCTGATTGTGGGCGGCGGCATTGCCGGCATCCACGCCGCCTTGGTGCTGGCCAATGCCGGGAAGCTGGTGTATTTAGTGGAGCGCGAGCCGACCATCGGCGGCCACATGGCCAAGTTTGACAAGACCTTTCCCACCCTCGATTGCGCCATGTGCGTGCTCAGCCCCAAAATGTCCGCCGTGGACAAACACCCCAACATCCGCCTTTGGACGTACAGCGAAGTGGTCAAAGTGGATGGTTATGTGGGCAACTATCGCGTGACGGTGCGCCGCAAACCGCGTTACATCATCGAGGATTTGTGCACGGGATGCCAGGAGTGTGTGGATGCTTGCGTGTACAAGAAGCCTGCGTTTCCGGATGATTTCAACCTCGGCCTGGGCAAACGCAAACCGGTGTATCTGCCCTTTGCGCAGGCGGTGCCGCCCATTGTCATCATAGATCCAGAGACCTGCATTGAAGTCAAAACCGGCAAGTGCAAAAAGACTTGCGTGGAGGCTTGCGGAGACCGCAAGGCGATTGATTTCAAGCAGCAGGAGGAACTGCGCGAAATCCAGGTAGGCACCATTATCGTGGCCACCGGCTTCAAGACCTTTGATCCTCACCGCACGCCGTACTATGGCTACGGCGTGTACCCCAACGTGTACACGTCCTTGGAAGTGGAGCGGCTGGTGAACTCCTCCGGCCCCACCGGCGGAGAGGTGGTGTTGAAAAATGGACAAAAGCCGAAAAAGGTGGCGATTATTCATTGTGTTGGCTCCCGGGATGAAAACACCAACCGTTGGTGTTCCCGGGTTTGCTGCCTTTACTCGCTCAAACTGGCCCACCTCATCCACGAGC
This is a stretch of genomic DNA from Fontisphaera persica. It encodes these proteins:
- a CDS encoding 4Fe-4S binding protein, translated to MAYFTMAKLALKWAIHPPVTRQYPFTPRRPLPHSRGQLIFIKDKCVYCNVCAKKCPTRALTVNRAAKKWGIERLQCISCGYCVEVCPKNCLQLDTDHGKPTVTKDKETY
- a CDS encoding nickel-dependent hydrogenase large subunit, encoding MAHTVIPFGPQHPVLPEPIHLDLVIEDERVVEAVPSIGFIHRGLEKLVEKKDYQEFVYVAERVCGICSFIHGETFCHAVEELMQIPVPPRAQYLRVIWGEMSRIHSHLLWLGLTADAFGFEALFMHAWRVRERLLDLIEATTGGRVIFGACKIGGVRRDIPKDQMQEVLKELQRLESDMRDIVKIFLDDSSVKDRLCEVGVLSRDEAYDLGCVGPMLRASGVAQDTRLRGYAAYGDLDFAPVTRTEGDCYARCAVRCEELFQSVDLIRQAAARMPEGEISVKVTGNPKGEFTARTEQPRGEVIYYIKANGTKNLERFRVRTPTFANLPALLKILQGCELADVPVLVLTIDPCISCTER
- a CDS encoding NADH-quinone oxidoreductase subunit C codes for the protein MKADQTIIPLPVAELPARVLMLRHEGWRLVHISATPAGEQIEVNYGFDRLGVYQTLRVTLPAAAPRLPSISRIYWAAFVYENEMHDLFDVQVEGMAVDFHGHFIKTATPFPFRNPDASASSSASPRSGAVPGASFTAIPAAPPSSAAQS
- a CDS encoding GNAT family N-acetyltransferase encodes the protein MTAIANSIDQTIIVQATPEDVAEILALQKVAYQSEAEIYGDESVPALQQSLAELREDFQRMVFLKAVVNGKIIGAVRGYSEGDTAHILRLIVHPYFQGRGIGRRLVKEIEAVWPPAIRRFEAFTGHKSKRNLALYGLLGYRPFKEVPHDKAVTWVYMEKMRHES
- a CDS encoding respiratory chain complex I subunit 1 family protein gives rise to the protein MSPGWRLVIYLIAAPLLGGLLAGVDRKLTARMQARQGPPLLQPFYDVIKLWNKETIVVRRSQNFYIFFFLLLMIFTGGLFFAGSDLLLVVFALTLAGIFLVLGAYKASSPYSFLGAERELIQMMAYEPMVLITAVSIYLVTGSFYVHDIVKHPDLLLGPLPGVFLGFLYALEIKFRKSPFDFSCSHHAHQELVRGLTTEFSGKALAMIEVAHWYETVLLLGWVYLFFASVPILGLIATLAVYGFLILTDNTFARLKWLTAVKSAWAVTLALGFGNILTLTLLRY
- a CDS encoding NADH-quinone oxidoreductase subunit L gives rise to the protein MMSALTLLIAVPWAAGLLLWGIRSDRLRRAVVIGTVLFVAALSVNLAVRLFHTGDVFHVDTHWINWLMLAGEGGMAMYLLRVGWKQRHPVVVALVLAQTALMAWFELSHGAELRVGQNLFVDKFSILMALINGVVGGLICIYALGYMREFHDVHHPEIADRRPMFFGLLFIFMGAMFGIIFANNLLWFFFFWEVTTLCSFLLIGYKQTEESRQNALRALNLNLMGGLAMAAGIVLFHTRAGSIELAVLFQKTPEVVLAPVALLAFAGLTKSAQLPFSRWLLGAMVAPTPVSALLHSSTMVKAGLYLILRLAPVLWGTVPGTVLALTGAVTFVVTSFAAVCTSDAKKVLAYSTIANLGLVVLCGGIGTYEAVWAGILMIVFHAVAKCLLFLCVGVIEHKLHSRDIEKMSGLILSLPRISVFLQVGIAGMFLAPFGMLLSKWAVLKAVVDSYPLLAVFVCFGSAPTLFFWVKWLGKLLEVTGAIENKEKGIGRGEWVAMGALTVLTGLTCLFFPLISSELVEPYVMEVYWRTAAMDHGNFIIMTIMLCMVGLFPLSFINYKRKVHVMDAYLSGANVERNNTHFLDARGAARPMTMRNYYFQDLLKEDQLLRGGLFAGLSLLVFLLGFVLL
- a CDS encoding electron transfer flavoprotein subunit beta/FixA family protein, with the translated sequence MKYYVLIKMVPDTVEELIIGADGKSLDTDAVRPKLADSDEHAIEEALLLKEKIGGDVAVVALESPEVEDALFTALAKGVNQAVKLTGDWSQLGSLGAAQVFAQYLAPDGQLSADTMVLLRSQAYDDLEGEIGPCLAEKLGVPFVGVVTRIVPGAQEVKVTKEFAGGLRGEFVVPLPCVLGIQSAEKPPRYVPIAKVRAAQKTAKIEEVEGVAPEAQRAYEVERMYLPEAAGRAQMLEGSVEEVADKVVEVLAQNSLL